The following are encoded together in the Streptobacillus ratti genome:
- the rplS gene encoding 50S ribosomal protein L19, which translates to MKEKLIELVEKEYLKSDLPQFKAGDTVAVHYTVKEGNKTRIQVFEGVVIRISGGSIQKSFTVRKVSSGVGVERIIPINSPLIDKIEVKKIGKVRRAKLYYLRGLSGKAARIKEIRK; encoded by the coding sequence TTGAAAGAGAAATTAATAGAATTAGTAGAAAAAGAATACTTAAAATCAGATTTACCACAATTTAAAGCTGGAGATACAGTAGCTGTACACTACACAGTAAAAGAAGGAAACAAAACTAGAATACAGGTTTTTGAAGGTGTAGTAATCAGAATTTCTGGTGGAAGTATTCAAAAAAGCTTTACAGTAAGAAAGGTATCTTCAGGAGTTGGAGTAGAAAGAATTATACCAATTAACTCTCCACTAATTGATAAAATCGAAGTTAAGAAGATAGGTAAAGTAAGAAGAGCTAAATTATATTACTTAAGAGGATTAAGTGGTAAAGCAGCAAGAATTAAAGAAATTAGAAAATAA